A genome region from Fusarium musae strain F31 chromosome 5, whole genome shotgun sequence includes the following:
- a CDS encoding hypothetical protein (EggNog:ENOG41), with protein MSERNQTQGEAAGGGGPSSHHGGRGGRGGRGRGRGGGGYNNGNYQGYNQNPQMGQGYSQNFQGFNQNPPIGQGYNTYQFQPNLPWQAGNEPSNPFSQSHQGSQTQQSQNNGRQELVRRKRPKKVHDVNEVIMGKVQTDKGPALDVFNDSKGGGRQAKFHKQITIAGMKFETNARQTLSELRQSAKRQFKEDDEIHAMLWKAPEPYRGNKAHAEPVTFFEPVSRPMPGPGHDGFEDPETLPDAVGTDQEFPLLPWTTDFAKDALNGDNRGAAEELLILMRNNHDMERSLCPTDRSTDSWAKAQETYGGEPKNFYAKLDEMKAASGQQRVANAGAQGRRGLAFVAAERNDIASSSSQTWPTQQPRTGQQSMVPVATQSNQGPLTSRAAVAGPSQANPATTVDTPRELTKRDRVAVAQENPVLPPNVAECAVQDVELDFSTGDMEATTDEIHSAKIVNFGYGIPSEDGPQKWFKLSLLEAKNTHVEVTASTRLQGAHRPKNKVMKDRIDIIAAFFEEGCNTEPTRYRKECAPLGVGGRYEYERVGHVGFDGALACLDLDILSLEARARFTNTQTDSDDDREGPPRETSI; from the exons atGTCGGAGAGAAACCAAACACAAGGTGAGGCCGCAGGTGGCGGCGGACCATCTAGCCATCATGGTGGTCGTGGTGGTCGTGGTGGTCGTGGTCGTGGTCGTGGCGGCGGTGGTTATAATAATGGTAACTACCAAG GGTACAACCAGAACCCTCAAATGGGCCAAGGTTACAGCCAGAATTTCCAAGGCTTCAACCAGAACCCTCCAATCGGACAAGGTTACAACACATACCAGTTTCAACCCAATCTCCCATGGCAAGCTGGTAACGAGCCTTCAAACCCATTCTCTCAGTCTCACCAGGGCTCGCAAACCCAGCAGAGTCAAAACAACGGTAGACAAGAGTTagtaagaagaaagaggccaAAGAAGGTTCACGATGTTAATGAGGTTATAATGGGCAAAGTCCAAACAGACAAAGGTCCTGCCCTCGATGTCTTCAACGATTCCAAGGGCGGTGGCCGGCAAGCAAAGTTCCACAAGCAGATAACCATCGCCGGTATGAAATTTGAGACTAACGCCAGACAAACGCTCAGCGAGCTGCGCCAGTCTGCAAAGCGCCAGTTCAAAGAAGACGATGAAATCCATGCCATGCTCTGGAAAGCCCCTGAGCCGTATCGTGGGAATAAGGCACACGCAGAACCCGTGACGTTTTTCGAGCCAGTCAGTAGACCAATGCCTGGGCCAGGACATGACGGCTTCGAAGATCCGGAAACACTCCCCGATGCTGTGGGTACTG ACCAAGAATTCCCTCTTTTACCCTGGACTACGGATTTCGCCAAGGACGCCTTGAATGGCGACAATAGGGGAGCAGCCGAAGAGTTGCTCATCCTTATGAGGAACAACCATGACATGGAGCGTTCTTTGTGTCCCACCGACCGATCAACAGATAGCTGGGCAAAGGCGCAAGAAACATATGGTGGCGAGCCCAAGAACTTCTATGcgaagcttgatgagatgaaagcCGCATCCGGCCAACAACGGGTTGCCAACGCCGGTGCTCAAGGTCGGCGGGGTCTTGCCTTTGTGGCGGCCGAAAGGAATGACATtgcctcgtcttcctctcaAACATGGCCAACACAGCAGCCTCGCACCGGGCAACAGTCCATGGTCCCAGTTGCTACACAAAGCAACCAAGGCCCCTTGACATCTCGAGCCGCTGTAGCTGGCCCATCTCAGGCAAACCCGGCTACTACGGTAGATACACCACGGGAGTTGACAAAGCGAGATAGGGTTGCGGTGGCTCAAGAGAACCCCGTCTTGCCACCAAATGTCGCTGAATGCGCTGTGCAAGACGTAGAACTCGATTTCTCGACTGGTGACATGGAGGCGACAACAGACGAAATCCA CTCTGCTAAGATAGTCAATTTTGGCTATGGCATCCCTTCCGAGGATGGGCCACAGAAGTGGTTTAAGCTATCActtcttgaggccaagaatACTCATGTTGAAGTTACGGCTTCGACTCGACTGCAAGGAGCTCATCGCCCCAAGAATAAAGTTATGAAAGATCGCATTGATATTATTGCGGCCTTCTTTGAAGAGGGTTGCAATACGGAACCGACAAGATACCGAAAAGAGTGTGCCCCTTTGGGGGTTGGGGGTAG ATACGAATATGAGAGAGTAGGCCACGTGGGTTTCGATGGTGCCCTCGCCTGCCTCGACTTGGATATTCTGTCACTCGAAGCGCGAGCTCGCTTCACAAACACCCAAACCGACAGCGACGATGACCGCGAGGGTCCCCCAAGAGAGACGAGCATCTAA
- a CDS encoding hypothetical protein (EggNog:ENOG41): MYQPPYVQNEPYQHYQPYQQQQPQQQQTTYEYKPVTAQEVYPVETDAGQPEKRERERPDYRPIPLRWPFISALILVLLGLMGLIIYATRTLNGDDKTARLESRSFGITNEDLFYMKRQDVASEPSQPEPTVDTGTGESQASEPEPQPIPTDDAPAATGDVEGGTLTTALVESVFTTMVTEPGSIEVSKTTELITETGETTLTETITEAASTVTSYIPEESVPPEEWQPTTVVQPGQTKTLITVKENGAVRTTVRETTRTGPPIVYASVGTTTIYSVLTIDSEGKVAKPPVTRVRTSEVAATVKTVVDAPPPVTMVQTLADGQVITSVSTPIGTTRVTTVPPTKVVVTDVETPTGDTKIVVEATTHTLTHSGYFIGKFLPPIVAVLLAMGIRALNQSAQQYQPFAALTRQGGALGREALLLSFDGWMSIYLPFKLLFNNQPLPFLTALALWASSIAAPLSSEAVGLKIYGSCKKSAIDGCALELGVSKTSAYALVGLLGAIAILLMFTLSVISRHWRTGVFANPWCAANTAALVARNPEIRSMGAQDWKDLKGTVTEKRFAMGWFRNQEGRDEYGLVVVGDVNRDIMAPYGNTPYEEGMAYRPQTRRRAPQTFMALSFWYRFTFLVFLICLLGFISYYHFVDTFSHLPKNMKKLMESQDFGVRFVCSALGVIVVFCWEFLFTSVAVITPYRRMAEDPQVPTRSVLMTPATNPVSGFFVALRIRDPLLFFTAFTTLLAQFLPILLANVPYSLTQTSEAHEICSRLSIGILLIMVFAMLSSLLVKWPDLPVDPRSLAGALWYVADAPWVRGLEGVAAMSARKRKEAVQGLGGSWTYGPIHTPMGERMCIEHGTTGFRR; this comes from the exons ATGTATCAACCACCATATGTGCAGAATGAGCCGTATCAACATTATCAGCCatatcagcaacaacagccgcagcagcaacagactACATACGAGTATAAGCCTGTAACTGCACAAGAGGTTTATCCTGTCGAGACAGATGCGGGACAACCTGAGAAGAGGGAACGAGAGAGGCCTGATTACCGGCCAATTCCTCTACGATGGCCCTTCATCAGCGCGTTGATCCTTGTGTTGTTGGGTCTTATGGGATTGATCATCTATGCTACCCGCACGTTAAACGGTGATGATAAAACGGCGAGGCTCGAGAGTCGCTCGTTTGGAATCACGAATGAGGATCTGTTCTACATGAAGAGGCAAGATGTCGCGAGCGAACCGTCTCAGCCGGAACCAACAGTCGACACCGGAACTGGAGAATCCCAGGCCTCAGAACCTGAGCCTCAGCCTATCCCTACAGATGACGCACCTGCTGCAACCGGTGATGTCGAAGGCGGCACTTTGACAACAGCCCTCGTCGAATCAGTCTTTACAACAATGGTCACCGAGCCAGGTTCAATCGAAGTCTCCAAAACAACCGAGCTCATCACAGAAACCGGCGAGACCACCCTCACCGAAACCATCACCGAAGCAGCATCGACTGTCACATCCTACATCCCTGAAGAGTCAGTCCCCCCTGAAGAATGGCAGCCTACAACAGTCGTCCAACCCGGCCAAACAAAGACCCTCATCACCGTAAAAGAAAACGGCGCTGTCCGAACAACCGTTCGAGAAACTACACGAACTGGTCCACCGATTGTTTACGCTTCTGTTGGAACGACAACGATCTACTCTGTTCTTACTATCGATTCAGAGGGCAAAGTTGCGAAACCCCCTGTTACGAGGGTTAGAACAAGTGAGGTCGCTGCTACGGTCAAGACAGTAGTTGATGCGCCCCCACCTGTCACTATGGTTCAGACTCTGGCGGATGGACAGGTTATAACGTCTGTTTCTACACCGATTGGGACTACGCGTGTTACGACTGTGCCGCCGACAAAGGTTGTTGTTACGGATGTTGAGACGCCGACTGGTGATACTAAGATTGTTGTTGAAGCTACGACACATACTCTCACGCATTCTGGATACTTTATCGGAAAGTTTCTACCGCCTATCgttgctgttcttcttgcaATGGGAATCCGAGCGTTGAATCAGTCGGCACAGCAGTATCAGCCCTTTGCTGCGCTGACAAGACAAGGTGGTGCTCTAGGTCGCGAGGCCTTGTTGCTGAGCttcgatggatggatgagtaTCTATCTCCCGTTCAAGCTGTTATTCAACAATCAACCTCTTCCCTTCCTTACAGCACTCGCTCTGTGGGCATCCAGTATCGCGGCCCCGTTGTCCAGCGAAGCCGTCGGTCTCAAGATCTACGGAAGCTGCAAAAAGAGCGCCATCGACGGTTGTGCTCTTGAACTTGGTGTTTCGAAGACATCTGCCTACGCCCTCGTCGGACTTCTCGGCGCAATCGCCATTCTTCTGATGTTCACACTTAGTGTTATCAGTCGACACTGGCGAACTGGCGTGTTTGCGAATCCCTGGTGTGCTGCCAACACGGCGGCGCTTGTTGCACGTAACCCTGAGATTCGATCGATGGGTGCTCAAGATTGGAAAGACTTAAAGGGCACTGTTACGGAAAAGAGGTTCGCTATGGGGTGGTTCCGTAACCAAGAAGGTAGAGACGAGTACGGTCTTGTTGTCGTTGGTGATGTCAACCGTGATATCATGGCCCCTTATGGTAATACACCGTATGAAGAGGGTATGGCATATCGACCTCAAACTCGTCGTCGAGCACCGCAGACATTCATGGCTTTGAGTTTCTGGTATCGCTTCACATTCCTCGTGTTTCTGATCTGTCtgcttggcttcatcagctACTATCACTTTGTTGATACGTTTAGCCACTTGCCCAAGAATATGAAGAAACTCATGGAGAGTCAAGACTTTGGTGTACGATTTGTTTGTTCTGCACTTGGTGTTATCGTTGTCTTTTGCTGGGAGTTTCTCTTCACTA GTGTCGCTGTTATCACACCATACCGTCGAATGGCTGAAGACCCTCAAGTTCCTACACGATCAGTCCTCATGACACCAGCAACAAACCCAGTTTCAGGCTTCTTCGTCGCCCTCCGAATCCGCGACCCTCTACTCTTCTTCACAGCCTTCACCACCCTCCTCGCTCAGTTTCTCCCAATTCTGCTCGCCAACGTACCATACAGTCTCACACAAACAAGTGAAGCCCACGAGATATGCTCCCGTCTGAGCATtggcattcttctcatcatggtcTTTGCCATGTTGTCGAGTCTGTTGGTCAAGTGGCCCGACTTGCCCGTCGATCCACGAAGTCTGGCTGGTGCACTTTGGTACGTTGCTGATGCACCATGGGTCAGAGGTCTTGAGGGCGTTGCGGCTATGAGTGCGAGGAAACGAAAAGAGGCCGTCCAGGGGCTTGGGGGAAGTTGGACGTATGGACCTATTCATACGCCTATGGGGGAGAGGATGTGTATTGAGCATGGAACCACTGGATTCAGAAGATAA
- a CDS encoding hypothetical protein (EggNog:ENOG41) — MDAHKTIVAGVADRVRHFHARQEPFRLYHGSTNSTRHSNRRVDNTVDTSKLNHVIEVNKDSKTVIVEPNVSMEVLVDATLPLGLVPLVVMEFPAITVGGGFSGTSGESSSFRYGAFDATVNWIEIVLADGSVTRASKTEQPDLFWGAASAFGTLGVVTLLEVQLKEAKEYVELKYRLARGPSESVKIIKEECKRWENDYVDGIAYSKDTTVVCAGRMVDEIPISATPRQLNRRKDKWFYLHVEKVRDGLRMGSVTCVADYIPLKDYLFRYDRGGFWVAKYAFDYFLTPFNRLTRYILDPLLRARVMYSAGHKSNLFDYYMVQDVGVPYNSVPEFQNWLDKQFRIYPLWICPLRVRREDPDSGYGLHAEFAKPGTVELMNFGIWGPLQGNRRDAIRHNRALEQKVQDCGGKKWLYAQAYYTEDEFWSHYNKEAYDALREKYGASYLPNVYDKVKVDIEGDEKLMKSTAQTGWPIKGLRGVYKAVFGGDYLLQKKKDEPSEQK; from the coding sequence ATGGACGCTCATAAGACCATCGTCGCTGGCGTCGCGGACCGAGTTAGGCACTTTCACGCCCGCCAGGAACCGTTCCGTCTATACCATGGCTCAACTAACAGCACACGGCACTCAAACCGGCGAGTGGACAACACCGTCGACACAAGCAAGCTCAACCATGTCATTGAAGTGAACAAAGATTCCAAGACGGTGATTGTTGAACCAAATGTCTCGATGGAAGTACTCGTCGATGCGACGCTACCGCTGGGGCTTGTTCCGCTGGTCGTTATGGAGTTCCCGGCTATTACCGTTGGAGGTGGCTTTTCGGGGACGTCGGGAGAGAGCAGTTCTTTTCGGTACGGGGCTTTCGACGCGACTGTCAATTGGATTGAGATTGTTCTTGCGGATGGAAGCGTTACGCGTGCTTCAAAAACGGAGCAGCCGGATCTTTTCTGGGGTGCTGCTTCGGCGTTCGGAACACTCGGTGTTGTTACGTTATTAGAGGTTCAGTTGAAGGAAGCAAAGGAGTATGTTGAGCTCAAGTACCGACTCGCAAGGGGGCCATCTGAGTCTGTCAAGATTATCAAGGAGGAGTGTAAGAGATGGGAGAATGATTATGTGGATGGGATTGCTTACTCCAAGGATACGACTGTTGTATGTGCGGGACGAATGGTGGATGAAATACCAATCAGCGCTACGCCAAGGCAACTAAACCGACGGAAGGACAAGTGGTTTTATCTTCACGTTGAAAAGGTTCGAGATGGGCTACGGATGGGGTCTGTTACGTGTGTCGCCGATTACATCCCATTAAAGGATTATCTGTTCCGATACGACAGAGGTGGTTTCTGGGTCGCTAAATACGCCTTCGACTACTTTCTCACACCATTTAACCGACTGACGCGATACATCCTGGATCCTCTACTTCGAGCTCGCGTCATGTACTCTGCTGGGCACAAGAGTAACCTATTTGACTATTACATGGTTCAAGATGTCGGAGTGCCCTACAACAGCGTACCAGAGTTTCAAAACTGGCTGGACAAGCAATTCAGAATCTACCCCCTCTGGATATGTCCGTTGCGAGTACGACGAGAAGACCCAGACTCAGGATACGGCCTACACGCAGAATTTGCAAAACCAGGAACCGTGGAACTCATGAACTTTGGAATATGGGGACCCCTACAAGGAAACCGACGAGATGCAATTCGACATAATCGAGCACTTGAGCAAAAAGTACAAGACTGCGGAGGAAAGAAATGGCTATACGCCCAAGCATACTACACAGAAGATGAATTTTGGTCACATTACAACAAAGAAGCGTACGATGCGCTAAGAGAAAAGTACGGAGCGTCGTATCTACCGAATGTTTatgacaaagtcaaagtAGACATCGAAGGGGACGAGAAACTCATGAAGTCAACTGCACAAACAGGATGGCCGATAAAAGGATTGAGAGGAGTGTACAAAGCGGTTTTTGGGGGAGATTATCTGCtacaaaagaagaaagacgaACCGTCAGAGCAGAAGTAA
- the RPL38 gene encoding 60S ribosomal protein L38 (BUSCO:EOG09265OQH) — translation MPQEVADIKKFIEICRRKDASSARIKKSQKTNNIKFKVRCQKHLYTLVLKDTDKAEKLKQSLPPSMILRQDTTMHTDLQLTDVSKKAKKSN, via the exons ATGCCTCAAGAGGTCGCCGATATCAAGAAG TTCATCGAGATCTGCCGTCGGAAGGACGCCTCCT CCGCGCGGatcaagaagagccagaagaccaacaacatcaagttcaaggtccGCTGCCAGAAGCACCTCTACACCTTGGTTCTCAAGGACACCGACAAggccgagaagctcaagcagaGCCTTCCCCCCAGTATGATCCTCCGCCAGGACACCACGATG CACACAGACCTGCAACTCACCGATGtttccaagaaggccaagaagtctAACTAA
- a CDS encoding hypothetical protein (EggNog:ENOG41) has product MAGVIETATIQLKPGYDEDKLRSILKETQQVQAQWIREHQPNILEGKPYNYTTDVWITDGEAPCLFLTAPWESMDGHNEWIQSQENISLMQELKKFISQDKDAVALYHTAPAGDNEFRGDILARGSIKVWTISVKPEEKASLEKEYRTIETQSATLPGQRMWAGWRIEGDNSVMVIIASPGFEDVIESGIAVRFEATKVSRFEHKPFLH; this is encoded by the coding sequence ATGGCCGGCGTCATTGAAACAGCGACCATCCAGCTAAAGCCAGGGTACGATGAGGATAAACTGCGAAGCATCCTCAAAGAGACCCAGCAAGTACAAGCGCAATGGATCAGGGAGCATCAACCCAATATTCTTGAGGGAAAACCTTACAACTACACCACCGACGTTTGGATCACCGATGGCGAAGCGCCGTGCCTGTTTCTAACAGCACCGTGGGAATCTATGGATGGTCACAACGAATGGATCCAAAGTCAAGAGAATATCTCTCTAATGCAGGAGCTCAAGAAATTCATCAGTCAAGACAAGGACGCCGTGGCCTTGTATCATACGGCACCAGCTGGAGACAATGAATTCCGAGGAGATATTCTCGCCAGAGGATCGATCAAGGTCTGGACGATATCAGTGAAGCCTGAAGAAAAAGCATCCCTCGAAAAAGAATATCGCACCATCGAGACCCAATCCGCAACACTACCAGGTCAAAGAATGTGGGCAGGATGGAGGATAGAAGGCGACAATTCAGTCATGGTGATAATCGCATCCCCAGGCTTCGAAGACGTGATCGAGTCCGGTATAGCTGTGAGGTTCGAAGCTACCAAAGTCTCCCGCTTCGAGCACAAGCCTTTTCTGCATTAG
- a CDS encoding hypothetical protein (EggNog:ENOG41) yields MPSVTPVMVNGLNGSHANGNGNSHGPASDSGSETSGDSSNGSARRRMKLSRKMSSPMAPPFMVSAPGKVIVFGEHSVVHGKAAIAAAISLRSYLHVTTLSKSKRTVSLRFADIGLVHTWNIDDLPWDTFQQPSKKKSYYSLVTELDPDLVAAIQPHIEVVSPNHPEEIRRVHHSSVSAFLYLFLSLGSPSFPPCLYTLRSTIPIGAGLGSSASVSVCLSAALLLQLRTLSGPHPDQPSEEARLQVERINRWAFVSEMCIHGNPSGVDNTVATQGKAVVFQRTDYSKPPTVRPLWDFPELPLLLVDTRQSKSTAHEVAKVAKLKQTHPKLVGTILDAMDKVTDAASELIHDTSFDSNSEADLSKVGELMTINHGLLVSLGVSHPRLERVRELVDHEGIGWTKLTGAGGGGCSITLLRPGVPTDKLQKLEEQLESENYAKFETTLGGDGIGVLWPAVLKNGTEEDDSGGMEIDLEKFLEAEGTEGVEKLVGVHGDTGEREGWKFWRVESQ; encoded by the exons ATGCCATCTGTGACCCCAGTCATGGTGAACGGGCTCAATGGCAGCCATGCCAATGGCAACGGCAACAGTCATGGCCCTGCCTCCGATTCTGGGTCCGAAACATCTGGCGACTCCAGCAATGGCAGTGCCCGTCGTCGCATGAAGTTGAGCCGCAAAATGTCTAGCCCTATGGCACCTCCTTTCATGGTATCGGCACCAGGAAAGGTCATTGTTTTCGGAGAACACTCTGTTGTCCATGGAAAG GCAGCCATTGCCGCAGCCATCTCACTGCGGTCATACCTTCACGTCACCACCCTCTCCAAGTCGAAACGTACCGTCTCGCTCCGGTTCGCTGATATCGGTCTCGTTCATACATGGAATATTGACGATCTGCCATGGGACACATTCCAACAGCcttccaagaagaagtcaTACTACTCTCTCGTAACAGAACTCGACCCTGATCTTGTTGCGGCCATCCAACCACACATCGAAGTAGTCTCACCCAACCACCCAGAGGAGATTCGAAGAGTTCATCATAGCTCTGTCTCAGCTTTCCTCTACCTCTTCCTATCGCTAGGATCGCCATCCTTCCCTCCATGTCTATACACTCTCCGATCAACAATACCAATCGGTGCTGGCTTGGGCAGCAGCGCGTCAGTTTCAGTATGCCTTTCAgcggctcttcttcttcaactacGGACACTATCCGGCCCTCACCCAGATCAACCTTCGGAAGAAGCACGACTTCAAGTCGAACGAATCAACAGATGGGCATTTGTGTCAGAGATGTGTATTCATGGGAACCCTTCTGGTGTGGATAATACGGTTGCGACACAAGGTAAAGCCGTGGTGTTTCAACGGACAGATTACTCCAAACCACCGACGGTTCGACCTCTGTGGGATTTCCCTGAACTGCCTCTGTTGTTGGTGGACACTCGACAATCCAAGTCTACCGCACACGAGGTTGCCAAGGTTGCAAAGCTCAAGCAAACCCACCCCAAGCTTGTTGGCACGATCTTGGATGCGATGGACAAGGTCACGGATGCCGCTTCTGAGCTCATTCATGACACTTCTTTTGACAGCAATTCGGAGGCGGACCTCAGCAAGGTGGGCGAGCTGATGACTATCAATCATGGCCTATTAGTATCCCTGGGTGTTTCCCATCCACGCTTGGAACGAGTGCGAGAACTTGTCGACCATGAGGGTATTGGATGGACAAAGTTGACAGGCGCTGGCGGCGGTGGATGCTCAATCACACTTCTACGACCTGGTGTACCCACAGATAAGCTACAaaagcttgaagaacaaCTAGAGTCCGAGAATTACGCCAAATTCGAGACGActcttggtggtgacggtATTGGTGTCCTTTGGCCAGCTGTCTTGAAGAACGGTACAGAGGAAGACGACTCGGGTGGTATGGAgattgatcttgagaagttctTGGAAGCCGAGGGCACTGAGGGTGTCGAAAAGCTCGTCGGAGTACATGGCGATactggagaaagagaaggatggAAGTTCTGGCGAGTTGAAAGCCAGTAA
- a CDS encoding hypothetical protein (BUSCO:EOG09263Z41), with translation MPPKTKASSKAPNPEPRAAPESPPDTVAQRSRQRFFQTNPIENRRQQVGLSALTPAEKKTYAHVNLIQPAIDRSILVNHKTEREFWKFVTKEGLPIRRLPRDYVWGKDRSGRDIGTYSPDELEQRTLKHAKLTSLQIQHRQFLKKREKQLEVTTEEITAEKTRRKAMAALKRDLYGEITGSLAQDPEWDDVIPIPQNEPEGALAQIAYPDDYAEAVSYLRAVMAAEELSPRSLRLTEHVISMNPAHYTVWLYRFKIISECKLSIPDEITWLNEVALSNLKNYQIWNHRQLLMDYYYPLIEEDTATVRQLARSETQFITKMLESDAKNYHVWSYRQYLVSKLSMWTMSELLSTQNHIEEDVRNNSAWSHRFYLVFSDPTASTPGSGPTEPDPRIPAETIDREINYSKEKIDLAPQNQSPWNYVFAVLTKGSRPLSFLKEFAEKFVTALGEEAEEVRSSHALDFLAKLYDEEGDKEKAELCLRRLGEKWDPVREGYWKYRVTLLKSGQSAKE, from the exons atGCCACCCAAAACAAAAGCCAGCTCCAAGGCCCCGAATCCCGAGCCCAGAG CTGCTCCAGAATCCCCCCCAGACACCGTCGCCCAGCGTTCGCGGCAGCGCTTCTTCCAGACGAATCCTATCGAGAACCGTCGTCAGCAAGTCGGGTTATCAGCACTCACTCccgctgagaagaagacctaCGCACATGTCAACCTCATCCAGCCTGCTATAGATCGCAGTATACTCGTTAACCACAAGACAGAGCGCGAGTTCTGGAAGTTTGTTACAAAAGAGGGTCTACCTATTCGCAGACTTCCCCGCGACTACGTCTGGGGAAAGGACCGTTCCGGACGAGATATTGGGACATATTCACCCGACGAGCTTGAGCAGCGCACGCTAAAGCACGCAAAGCTCACATCGCTGCAAATACAGCATCGCCAGTTTCTCAAGAAGCGAGAGAAGCAACTTGAAGTAACCACTGAGGAAATCACCGCGGAAAAGACGAGAAGAAAAGCTATGGCTGCACTCAAGAGGGACTTGTACGGGGAGATCACGGGAAGTCTGGCCCAGGATCCTGAATGGGACGATGTCATCCCCATCCCGCAGAACGAGCCCGAAGGCGCCCTCGCGCAGATTGCCTATCCGGACGACTATGCCGAGG CCGTATCCTACCTTCGCGCCGTCATGGCCGCGGAAGAATTATCTCCCCGAAGTCTGCGTTTGACAGAGCACGTCATTTCCATGAACCCAGCACACTACACTGTCTGGTTGTACCGCTTCAAGATTATCTCGGAATGCAAGCTTAGTATTCCCGATGAGATCACATGGTTGAACGAGGTTGCTCTCAGCAATCTCAAGAACTACCAGATTTGGAACCATCGTCAGCTCCTGATGGACTACTACTATCCTCTCATCGAGGAGGATACTGCGACTGTTCGTCAACTGGCTCGTTCCGAAACGCAGTTCATCACAAAGATGCTGGAATCAGATGCCAAGAACTACCATGTATGGTCGTATCGCCAGTACCTCGTCTCCAAGTTGTCCATGTGGACTATGAGTGAGCTTCTTTCCACCCAAAACCACATTGAGGAGGATGTACGAAACAACTCAGCTTGGTCGCACCGCTTCTATCTTGTCTTCTCAGACCCCACGGCTTCCACCCCTGGATCAGGACCTACAGAGCCAGACCCTCGCATTCCAGCAGAGACGATTGATCGAGAGATCAACTACTCCAAAGAGAAGATTGATCTAGCGCCGCAGAACCAGTCTCCTTGGAACTATGTCTTTGCAGTTCTGACCAAAGGCTCTCGTCCCCTATCTTTCCTTAAAGAGTTTGCCGAGAAGTTTGTCACTGCACTGGGAGAGGAAGCAGAAGAGGTCCGCAGTTCACATGCGCTTGATTTCTTGGCCAAATTGTACGATGAAGAGGGTgacaaggaaaaggctgaGCTTTGTCTACGGCGTCTTGGAGAGAAATGGGATCCTGTACGAGAGGGATACTGGAAATACCGTGTGACACTGCTGAAGAGCGGCCAGAGCGCAAAAGAATAG